ttatatacggtCTTTGATTTGAAGGCGCAAAAACGCAGCATGCTCACGTCCCTAAAGCAGCTCTGCTCTGTCGGTAATGTTTCTCCTGTACGGTCATGTATTATCATTTAAACTGAGGTTTAGAATGAATTGGCgtgtaacattttattatttatagatACATTTTGCTCCACTACTCACGGTGAAGTGATGAATAATTTCTCTGTACCTGTGCTCTGCTTTCCATTGACATTCACTCGCtaccttttgttatttatgttacaCCATGCAAACTTCACGTCATGCTACTAAACCCCATGAATACCATGTATGTTCAGGGTAACTTCTTCCAGAACATCGGCTCCATTACTCTCTTCGCTGTGATCGGCACCACCATCTCCGCCTTCATAGTAGGAGGAGGTATCTATTTCCTGGGGCAGGTGAGGATCGTAACGTTATCCGTCAACAGCCTTGGCGTTGCCGGGGCCTGTTCAGAGAAAGACTGTCAACTGGATTCAATATTTTCAGCATTCCCGTGAATTTTCCCTGGAACAGCTTGtaaaaacagtgtgttttttcccctcaggcTGATGTGATCTATAAGATGTCAATGACTGATAGGTGAGTATAAGTGTTCCACTCTAAGaagcattaaaaatgacttCAAGGGAAATCAAATATTAGtatttcatgacatcatcacccCTTTAAGAGCCAAACGTAAGAGTTGAACTATTAGCGAGTTCCAAATACTCAGATAATCGGCTGCCAGAGATGACTGATGAGCAAAACACTGTGCAACTCCAcgcctgtgtgtttttatagagaGGCTTTGGGTTGTTATGGTTCACGTGTGGGTTGCCTTATGGGTGCAcagtcagcatgtgtgtgtgtgtgtcttgtgttgAAACCGGGCTTCTGCCTTTTCATTTCCCCTCACGGAGGAGGATGTGTTTCCCGTCCAATttgcctctgtgtttttgtttggttagCAGGATATCTTGGAAACTGTTCAACAGATTTTAATGACATTCAGATGGGAATTCAGGATGTGAGCCAAGAGAACTGATTAGGTTTTGTTGGGGGAAGTCCCACATCCTATctcgtcttttttttcttttcttggatTTCTTGTTATAACATCTACCATATTTAGATTCTAATTTTACCTAATTTAATCCAAATTTTCCAAATGTTAAACTTTACCAAGATAATTGAATACAAGTTGCTTATTAAAGTTGCAAGacacaacaaacatattaaTTAAAGGAGTGCTTTTCATCAAGACAtctcaaaacagaaaatgtctaAAATCAAAGttctttaagaaaatatatattttaaatttcattattgttatatgtttaatattgtttCCGAACGTCTGTATATAaccctgaaaataaaaaaatgttttacagttaCAAGACTCAATTTATAAAGACATCCTAACAAAAAAGCAatacttaattaaaataaagttaattaaaataatttattttattagttttttttattttatggtaTTTTGTGTTGCCTTCCGAGaattttttaccaaaaaaacacagatgtcgCTGTCAAgcgtcagtgtttggtttgtccgttctgggctactgtagaaacagattattttcagcagattatacactaaagaaaacatatttattgatattatataCTATCTGTGCCAGTAGATCTCCCTAAATGCTgcataaaatgaacattttgtaGGATTGTGCTGCCTGAAGCCAACGCTACTTCCTTGTTTGTGACTAATTTCCTGTCTGCCTCCCTCTGACCTTGTACCTACACAAATtagctgcatatttttttattcttttaaagtATGTTAATGCCTGTAAAAGGGTCTAACGACTACTACTTTTTACTCCCTTGCTGTAGCTTCGCCTTCGGCTCTCTGATCTCGGCTGTGGACCCCGTGGCCACCATCGCCATCTTCAACGCCCTCAACGTGGACCCGGTCCTCAACATGCTGGTGTTCGGAGAGAGCATCCTCAACGATGCCGTCTCCATCGTCCTCACCAAGTAAGACGTCCTCTGAACCCCTTTTTTCTGCAGTCCTGCAGCTCTttggaaacagcacaatcatttctagaagtagagagaactcaaacgtCTCTTTTGTGCTGTATAACAAAGAtataatgccataaatcatataaagaaaagaaaaatgcaagttgaatttctttgataatttattttcaacatgtgttaccaatgtctgaaaaaaacagaggcTCTACgtgctatatatatttaactattcacatatttaaaacCTCGACTCACAGTTTCATGGAAtcttttgtcacatgactgtcgGTCTCAagtgaatcaatcatggcttcctagttgcgcTGAACAATATCACAGGCTTTGTTTTGGAGGTTTTTTATGATGGAAGCGTTTGTTGCACtcacagcctctcctctccactctgtGGTCAGCAGTCTGAAGTTCAGTCGACGTTTCATGGAATCTTTTGTCACATCTTccatggcttcctagttgtgttgaagagctcagaatttaatgttctTTACAGAATCTGGTAAAATCAAAAGGTTTATTCGGGGCGAgaatttaaatgagacatgtagagtaaaatgtttttgatgaaatatcacaacttTAGGCTTTGTTTTGGAGGTTTTTTATGATGGAAGCGTTTGTTGCACATGATGTGTGAAAGAACTGTCTGAAAGAGGAAAATCTTTTACATCTTCTGGCTGTGAGAAACGGTGTACTTTTGGCGGATCgattaaagaaaacatggttTTAACTCCCACCGGTTTATGTTCCCGATTCACCTTGTGGTTGCAGTTAACCTCATACGCAAACGGTGACGCATTGGATCCATAGCATTTTAAATATCAGGCATGGGTGTAGTGAGGCGTCTTTCAGCCTTTGAACCCCCaaaaggaacaggaagtgagtaGGAGTACAGAACCAGTGGCctattttatcactttacaCTTTCACTTTGTGGCAAAGCTGTGGTCTCGAAACGCAGAGGATGTGCGAACATTTTAATCAGTACTGCCGGATGTAAATTCTAAGACTTAAAATTGTTATCTGacaatttttatatttctatttaatgttttcaattatGTATTCTCTGATCAACATCCCTGTAAATGTGTCAGTGATAGTTAGTGTTTCAGCTCCCTAGACCTGATGTTAAATTGTCcgttaaaacaacaaataaaacacaaaacacattaaattaGAACCGGAGGAAgccaaacagaaacatttagttAGAACACTATGTTCACAGTATTTATGTCGTATCAGAAACGATCTGTAATGAGAGGGTGTGACAGAACGTACCTTAGCCATAGGAGAAAATGTTTATCAAGATCACCCTGTGTGAACAGACtgacggcacacacacacacacacacacacacacacacacacacacacacacacacacacacacacacacacacacacacacacacacacacacacacacacacacacagtaaatccTGACAGACAAGTTTGACGGAAACGGAGAGGTTGGCATGCTTCCCTTGTTTGTCTGCATCACCACCGTCCTCTCTGCCGTCTCCGTGCTCTCTGCAGTGCTTCCTTATCTCCTTCCCACTCACGGCCGGATAAATGTGCAAAGTGATCTCAAGTGTCGGCGCGGCCCGTCGGAGTAAACGGCCGCATGAATAATGGAGCGGCCGGAACGGGGCCTGGCAGTTTGCTTGTTTGGTAGCACCTCACAGACGGGTGTTTTTCTTAGAAAGCCACTTCACAGTTTGGCCCAGTTGTTTAGAAACAGCTACGCAGCTaatgccttttttgttttggagcTTGTTTATCAGATTCAAATCAGATTATTAGTTACGCTGTTGTTTTGTCTGGAAACCTGCACGATCATTACGGCCTTTAAGAGGCTGTAGTGGGCTCAGTCTTAAAGCTAGGGCGAAGATACTgatatcaaaatgaaacaagtcGACCTAATGAATCCATTGGGACCAACCAGGTCATGCTAGTTGGGAAGGAGGCTGAATAAAGCTCCAAAGTTAGGCATgattttgatgtattttcaaAGTGGTACCTTGACCTCTCACCTTAATATATGGGAATGAAATAGGTTCTATGGAAACCCATAAGTCCCCCTCTATAtacatgttttactttatatatCACATGCAGTTTGGGGGGAAAAACATGTAGTTTTCTGCATGCAGTATAAGTATTTTGCATACTGGGGTCCATAAACAGGCTTGGAATTGTATAAATGTGGTATTGCTGTAAAGCTGAGACATTTGTGGATCCAGTGAGCCTGATTGTTCCAATGTGTGATTATGAAAGTCCTCATAGTAGCCATTTTATTGTAgtataaaatgacctgttgtgACCTCTAGGATGATCACAGCCTCATGGAACTGTACAACTACAAACTGGAGACTGAGGGCGTTCAGAGGATGTATGTAACTTTCCTAGTTATATTGACATTAAGGGGGTTTCTGAGAAGTTTACGCAAAGGAAGTGCTCATCATCTCATcacttaaaaaaagcatttcttgCAGAGATCTATGTGGGTGTCTAAAGGTTTAATAGATGCCTGATGTCTGCCTTCTTTCTACATCAATAActataaaacatgcttttttagGGGGATGCAAACACGACTACAAATGCTTTTCACCAAACTAAGTTAAAGTCCAAAGAATGAATCAAGGCAGTCAATTTGTTTGTTCATTATTAATGCTGATATTAAGCATTGATGTGTCTAGTTTAGACGTAAAGTCACGCTGCTCTTTAAGATCTACATTTGACTTTCAAAAACAAGTACATTTTCGCCCATAGAATATTCAAATGTCTTCCCTGTGTGGCCCGAATGTCACAATACATTCCTTCATGTTATTATTGCTGTTAAGTCACTACAGATGACCTCTGTGCAGCAGGGTTTTGATGGCAGGATAACAAACTCTGCACACAGACTCTCATACTTGTGCGTTTGCTGGATTTATGGTGGAGTGTTTCTGCCCTCTAGGGTCAGATAGAGGTATTATAACACAGGATATTTAactctattgtttttttgtcttctagCACCGCGGAGGGGTTCTCCCGCGCAGACAACTCCATGGTAACAGGCTGGGAGACGTTTTTGCAAGCGTTGGGTTAtttcctgaaaatgtttttcgGTTCTGCCGCCCTGGGAACCCTCACTGGACTCATCTCGGCTCTTGTATCCAGactcattttgtgtgtgtgtgtgtgtgagagatagagagagctTTAAActcgtgtgtgtttttaaatattatttaaaattccTTAACTCGCTGATCAGTTTCTAAAACACTTTGATCTGAGGAAGACTCCTTCGCTGGAGTTTGGTATGATGATAATCTTTGCGTACCTCCCCTATGGCCTGGCAGAGGGCATCAAACTGTCTggtgagtgcacacacacacacacacacacacacacacacacacacacacacacacacacacacacacacacacacactcttccattatattttactttacaggacctttttttttttttaatgccatgCTTTCTCTCCGCCCACAGGAATAATGTCCATCCTGTTTGCGGGCATTGTGATGTCTCACTACACCCATCACAACCTGTCTCCCGTCACCAGATCCTCATGCAGCAGACACTGCGCACGATGGCCTTCATGTGTGGTCAGTGAAATAAGTCTTTCCTCCTTAATtagccttttttgtttttatgcctcCGTACTGGCGATGTTTCTAGGTTGTCTGTCGTAGCTCAGAAATGTCTTCATATTTGGCACAGATGTCCTCTTGGAGTcaacaatgacaatgacaatgacACAGCAGCTGGAATCACGTAACATCGCGCCAGAATAGTGGGGCTCACATATCGCACGATaatccatcttgtcaggcttgaagaaatgcattctgggaaggGCTACTGGCAGCGAGGGGCGTGGATGGCTAATCAACAATAGTGGATCCTGAAGACGTTAGCGTAGATGCTATTACATCATATCTTGAGAATATCTAGTTATTCCAAGAAGAGCAAAGAGCAGATCGAAGAGCTGTTTTTGCTTTGATTAGAGTTTGATTGACGGGTGGTTTGTCCAATCACCTGTCAAGTATttaaagtgcctgcccttttccaaactgtTTCCAATGTCTGCTTCttagatggttctgtgtaacaaacagTTTGGTTGGTCGGATTAGAAATAAATTGCCAATCATgaaaatttcacaaaaatgcaCAGGAtcaaatgatgacattttggatcAACATGCATGGGAattgcaacttgactggttggcggaggcataaAACCATGTGACTATAATTCTAGTTTAATTTTTCAAATTTCCTCCCCAGAGACCTGTGTGTTTGCCTTCCTCGGTCTCTCCATCTTCAGCTTCCCTCATAAGTTTGAATTATCGTTCGTCGTCTGGTGCATAGTAAGTGCTCtcttatttcaaaatgttatctGAATGTTGACGTCGATTTAAACTCCTGGTTGACGTTGTTCTCTCTCCGTAGTTTCTGGTTCTTCTCGGCCGAGCTGTGAACATCTTCCCTCTCACAATCCTGCTGAACTTTTTCCGAGACCACAAGATCACCCCTAAAATGATGTTCATCATGTGGTTCAGTGGTGAGAGGACACAGTGGACCTTTTGACTCATGTGACACAAGAATGACAGGAAGTCAGCTCGTAGTCAGCCTCCATGCTTTTCATCAAACCCCCAAACAGATGGTGCACATCTCTAATGACAAATGAAAGTAGAAACAACAAGAGCCAAAACacatattgaattattttatagAAATGAATTAGTCGATCGTTAGGAAACTACTCCAGCTTCTTAATTGTgaatattgtgctttttttgtcacaagATATCAAGCCTGTCATGATAACTACTTATTTTGGGGCGATATGTTGTCCAAGAAATAATTTCGATCAACaatattattgtaattttaagaCCATTTAATGCATTccatataatataaataaatataaatatgatagCATATTAATGCAAGTACATCCCTCATAACGTCAGGATGACCGAGGTCATGTTTATTTATCGTACTATAAGTTTATAACGTAAAAATAAGGGGACAACCTACATTTTCTGGCATAATGTCGACTAATGAATTTCTTATGTAAACAAACTCTTATATAAACACAACAGGCAAAAATGATTGAGGTCATGTCCATCTATTGGCAGATATAATGATAAAGTAAATGTTGCAACAGGCCTAGTAATATGATATTTAtggacaaaataattaaattaatcaataGAAAAAACAACGGACAGATTAATCAATGCTGAAAATATTCTCTATTTGCAGCCctacatatattttaaaaagtatatacacttaaaacaaactacagtttacattatataactttaaatacatttaatccaaaataattattctgtctgtatatataatattttagttattgtggatttttcttactttttttacttacttatttaatattctttactgtgttattacttatttataatacttgttactatgtctcttgtttgcattatcctctctgctgctgtaatcctgcagatttccccgctgcgggactaataaaggattatcttatcttatcttatcttgtcatatcttatcttattatataATGTAATTCTTCTTTTCCTCCGTCTGACAGGTTTGCGCGGCGCCATCCCCTACGCCCTGAGCCTCCATCTGGGCCTGGAGCCCATCGAGAAGCGGCAGCTGATCggcaccaccaccatcatcatcgtcCTCTTCACCATCCTCCTCATGGGCGGAGGGACCATGCCGCTCATTCGGCTCATGGACATCGAGGAGAGCCAGTCGCGGCGCAAGAGCAAGAAAGACATCAACCTGAGCAAGACGCAGAAAATGGTAACGGACGAAACTCTCGGATACTAGCTGTCTCTCCTCAGATGGAAAGAACATCAAAGGGTTGATTGtgatctgctcctcctctcctctgcagggTAACACCATCGAGTCAGAGCACCTGTCGGAGCTGACGGAGGAGGAGTACGAGGCTCATATCTACCAGAGACAAGATCTGAAGGGCTTCATGTGGCTCGATGCTAAATACCTCAACCCCTTCTTCACCCGACGACTCACCCAAGAGGTAAGTGATACACCCGGGAGGCCTCAGCGTAGTATTAGCTCTCAGCCCCTTAAACacagttcattgttttttagCATTGAGACATTCAGAGGTGAGGTTTTAGTTTGTTCCACATCAGGGCTTTTTTAGGCCCATTTTTAGGCGCTCACTTGTTTTGGAGGTTGGCtgaatttaatgtaattttactGCATGGAATCACTActgcaaacaacattttagtaATGCTATGTTTATTTGACTGGCGTATTctacttcttctcctccttccccctctcctttttattttcttctccctctctttcttctccttcttcttcttgttcttctactccttttcttctcctccttctactccttcttctccttctcattcttctccttctactccttcttcttcttctcattcttctccttctattccttcttctccttctccttcttcttcttcttcttcttctctgactttttctcctttttctccatccttttttctccttcgCCGCCTTCTATTTCTCCGTCTTCTTCTCTTACTTCTCCTCCTTCTACTGTTCCTTCACGTCCTTGTTTTGTGAGCTGTTGAGTCGGGGGAAACGTTCTAAACTTAGTGAAACGCTGTTTACAACAACTTCTTAAATATTTCTCCCATCTTGTAAATTTGACAAATGTAAACAACATATGCCGATGTTAGTGTTTACCGTCATTCAGAACAGGGTAACGTTACTCTGTTTCTTGTAATTCGCTGTCACTTACACAACTGATGCTCCTCTGCTCATATCATGTTCAACGTGGAACTCGTACAACCATTCACACACCTGGTTCTCCTGGTTTATCATCAGAGAGGATGTTTGTGTCAATGCTTATTACCTTTTACTAGTAAAAAAGACCTCTAATGACAGTGTGAGCTCGGCTAGCTCTCTAATGACAGACCTGTCAGCCAATAAAACACATGTATTTCCACATATTTTCCTGTAAACAGTCATTGCGTTCACGGAAGGTACAGAATTACAACACTGCTATCTTCTTCAGTGACAATAAACCGCTCAAAGTGGAGACTTATTCAGGGTTAATAAGCCCTAAATGCCCAGACCAGACGACACCACTGGGAATTCCTTTTCATAAGCACAAAATATGGAAAGAAGGAATATCAGCAGCATTTCATTTATCCCTGCTGAGAACACTGCATCTGAGATATCACagaaaagtcaagaaaaaagacaagtttACCGTCACATGTTGGGAGGTGTGCTGGTTTTACTCTTCCTCCCTGTAACATTAAATATCCATAGCTGGTCCatttagatttagtttttacGCTCACTTGGTGACAAACACATCGCATTTCCTACGactccttcacaataaaagcatggTGTCACATTGTGGTGGTGATCCAAACGTTTGTGTCCCTGATGGTAACTTGCTGAAGTCACCGTAAATATCCCTTTTTTGTCGTTTTGCATATTGAGCATAATTTCCTTTAGCCACCTGTAGAATGTGGTACATACAGTATACTATATTAATTAGCTTAATAGCACATCTTTGTTAAGCAGCCTATGtaattatgatttatattttatgttaaacCAAAACCTAAACTTTCAcagtatttacaaaaacagaatattaagCGCTCCACCATATTGGATTTTGCTGCAGGGCTACTTTATTCTAAGAACTGTGATTTTGTATGTTCATTCATTCTAGCGTGTGTGCAATGTGTATaatgtgtataatgtgtgtctCTCACAGGACTTGCTACACGGCCGGATCCAGATGAAGACTCTGACCAACAAGTGGTACGAGGAAGTTCGCCAGGGCCCCTCCGGCTCTGAGGATGACGAGGACGAAGCAGAACTTCTGTGAACCGAACAAAACGCTTTCAGTTCATGAGAACAAGAACAATGAGTGGACATTGTGTGTCCTGGGccgagggtgtgtgtgtgtgtgtgtgtgtaagtgtgtgtgtgtgtgtgtgtgtgtgtgtgtgtgtgtgtgtgtgtgtgtgtgtgtgtgtgtgtgtgtgtgtgtgtgtgtgtgtgtgtgtgtgtgtgtgtgtgtgtgtgtgtgtgtgttttcagtgtcaCAGAGTCACATGCACTTCTTGCTTGTTCATCTGCCACCGACTCAATGTGAcagagaagctttttttttgtgcacaagGTGAGCTGGAATGTGTCAAATCAAAGTGCAGCTCCAGAAAAACTCTATTTGAAAACTGAAACACTAAATGAAGGAAAGAAACTAATCTGTGAAAATGATATTCCTCATTTAAATGCCATACGGTTACTCGCTaaagaaacacaggaagtcTTGTTAAACCTTGAGAATCTTTTCCAAGGTGTTTCTTTCATAAAAGGTTTAGGTCTTAATTAATTTGTAATGGGAGCTGAGAGGGAAACGTTCAATGTAAAGCAATATAACTgcaacttttttaacttttctattGTTCTTGCCTACGTGGCACTAGCTTATTAAAAGTCTGCTGCAGGATTTACTTTGCGTCAGGGGAAAGGATGCAACACGAAATCGCTCCAGGGTCATTTTTAAGTGGGATTTGTGAGGCTGCTGCTTCGAAAAGTTTCCTGAGATTTAATTATCTCCACTTCTGTATGCATAAGTGTTTTTGAGTTAACACGTATGTATTCATACATATGTAATGAAGATTAAATATGAGGAGTGATCGCACGAGCGACTCGCTACATCCTCCAGCGAAGaagcaaacaaagacaaatctaGTTAATGTTAATGAAATTTCTCGGGTGAAACGGATacttttcaaaacattaaacacatctACAGCTCACAGGAGGATAAAAACACTCCAggtgttatttttaattttggttCCAGTTCGGGTTCCCTTAAATTAATTTTCCTAATGAAGATGAGCACCAATGAATGTTTGGGTAACTGGGAAGAATGTCTTGTGAATGttgatctattttttttctatttatttatgtgttgtttgtgGGATAAAAGGCTTTTATACAAGCTCTATGAGCGCTGCAGAATTCtagaaaagaaattaaataataaaacatattgacaTCTTAAATGTTGTATCGAATGCTACTTTCATGAATAGTTTGTCTATTGCCAAATTTTTCAAATaccttgtgaaaaaaaaatcgtTTTGATAATCCTGAAGTATTGCCTATatgtaattattgtatttttaaaagcaatttcaaAAAGAGCGAACTTTTAAGAGGACTTTAAACCAATACAGACATCACTGATctattttttgataaataaaccTTAGTTAATTTAGAAGAGTGCTGGAACACTGAATAATAAATAGGAACTGCAAATCCCCTGAACAAGTCTACTCTTCATAAATGTGCAGGTAAATATATCAAAGTCTGCCAAAGTAAAATTGGATTTAgtccaaaaaaatcacttatgaatagacagaaaaatgtgaaaccCCTCTTTATGAAACActaagctaaataaataaaatatcaacaactcgtgtgttttaatattcaagactttttaatttcagtttcaatgataatgtaatttattcCACTGGAGTTCCCACTCATTTCCTCAGCAGCATGTGCTAATTAGTCCAGATAGTTAAGTGGG
The sequence above is a segment of the Anoplopoma fimbria isolate UVic2021 breed Golden Eagle Sablefish chromosome 12, Afim_UVic_2022, whole genome shotgun sequence genome. Coding sequences within it:
- the slc9a8 gene encoding LOW QUALITY PROTEIN: sodium/hydrogen exchanger 8 (The sequence of the model RefSeq protein was modified relative to this genomic sequence to represent the inferred CDS: inserted 1 base in 1 codon), which produces MRGFYLEVLLLSFLLLIVNKCVTARDDSGKRADDGLNHEEAAGGEPQHTDQEKAGKTNDTENHGNETLHSTTPAVKLTTPVPPTVKPILPVQTGVKAQEEEQSSGLTIFFSLLVIGICIILVHLLIKFKLHFLPESVAVVSLGILMGGFIKIIEFQELANWKEEEMFRPNMFFLLLLPPIIFESGYSLHKGNFFQNIGSITLFAVIGTTISAFIVGGGIYFLGQADVIYKMSMTDSFAFGSLISAVDPVATIAIFNALNVDPVLNMLVFGESILNDAVSIVLTNTAEGFSRADNSMVTGWETFLQALGYFLKMFFGSAALGTLTGLISALFLKHFDLRKTPSLEFGMMIIFAYLPYGLAEGIKLSGIMSILFAGIVMSHYTHHNLSPVXQILMQQTLRTMAFMCETCVFAFLGLSIFSFPHKFELSFVVWCIFLVLLGRAVNIFPLTILLNFFRDHKITPKMMFIMWFSGLRGAIPYALSLHLGLEPIEKRQLIGTTTIIIVLFTILLMGGGTMPLIRLMDIEESQSRRKSKKDINLSKTQKMGNTIESEHLSELTEEEYEAHIYQRQDLKGFMWLDAKYLNPFFTRRLTQEDLLHGRIQMKTLTNKWYEEVRQGPSGSEDDEDEAELL